From a single Brassica napus cultivar Da-Ae chromosome C9, Da-Ae, whole genome shotgun sequence genomic region:
- the LOC106453910 gene encoding probable FBD-associated F-box protein At1g32375 translates to MVPVLTFDYSHYEDLSYREFSRYVERYLLLHEAPTIDALRFKLGKSWASGDIQVWIKAAEKRSLRELVIKIDASTRTKYPVKLPKSLSRCFKTLVTLELRNAVLVDDEASSVSFPSLRKLSLELMKYPGDVFVAKLLSSCPLLEDLVVELCSSDNVSVFSVSMLHLKSLVLETSGHISEGEAHGFVIDAPSLEYLKIDDDWDGFCVIENNMNKIVKASVFTTRPYTEQLLCSLSSAKRLVLCFQTSKCFPLS, encoded by the exons ATGGTGCCAGTACTCACATTCGATTATAGCCATTACGAAGACTTATCCTACCGAGAATTTTCGCGTTATGTAGAGAGGTATTTGCTTCTGCACGAGGCTCCAACTATAGATGCTTTGCGTTTCAAACTTGGTAAATCTTGGGCTAGTGGAGATATACAAGTGTGGATTAAAGCTGCAGAAAAGCGCAGTTTGCGTGAGCTAGTTATCAAGATTGATGCTTCTACTAGAACTAAATATCCAGTGAAGCTTCCTAAAAGCTTGTCTAGATGCTTCAAAACGCTTGTGACCTTGGAATTAAGAAACGCGGTTCTTGTAGATGATGAAGCTTCTTCAGTTTCTTTCCCATCTCTTAGAAAACTGAGTCTTGAATTGATGAAGTACCCTGGTGATGTATTTGTTGCCAAGCTACTATCCAGTTGTCCTCTTCTTGAAGACTTGGTTGTTGAGCTATGTTCAAGTGACAATGTGTCCGTTTTTAGCGTTAGTATGCTTCATCTAAAGAGTCTAGTCTTGGAAACATCAGGACACATAAGTGAAGGGGAGGCACATGGGTTTGTGATAGATGCTCCTTCTTTAGAGTACttgaaaattgatgatgattGGGATGGGTTTTGTGTCATTGAGAATAATATGAATAAGATAGTGAAGGCAAGTGTTTTCACAACGCGCCCCTATACTGAGCAGCTTCTATGTTCTCTATCTTCAGCCAAGCGTCTTGTTCTCTGCTTCCAAACCTCAAAG TGTTTTCCACTGTCTTAA
- the LOC106451888 gene encoding E3 ubiquitin-protein ligase SIRP1-like, with translation MEETMAARYWCHMCSQMVNPVTESEIKCPFCQSGFIEEMSSNGSGVQDPGTDRAMSLWAPVLLGMMSTPRRPRRFRRAEFDEEEDNDDNDDESNDAYRHHLARRHGGEIDLDREFESLLRRRRRSSGNILQLLQGIRAGIASEYDTSDRESNRVIMINPLNQSLVVQGQQAQSSHPALTSLGDYFIGPGLDLLLQHLAENDPNRQGTPPARKEVVDALPTVKITEPLLQCSVCLDEFEKGVEAKEMPCKHKFHVKCIVPWLELHSSCPVCRFELPSAESKVETEEPTRTRTTIPESSNGNVVENVERGREDDARSGNGRRFSFSWPFSGLFSSSSSSSSGSSGSSR, from the coding sequence ATGGAGGAAACAATGGCAGCTAGGTATTGGTGTCACATGTGTTCACAAATGGTGAATCCAGTAACGGAATCTGAGATCAAATGTCCCTTTTGCCAAAGCGGATTCATCGAAGAAATGAGCAGTAATGGAAGTGGCGTTCAAGACCCGGGAACAGACCGTGCTATGTCTCTATGGGCACCAGTCTTGCTTGGAATGATGAGTACTCCTCGGAGACCGAGAAGGTTTAGGAGAGCAgagtttgatgaagaagaagacaatgatgataatgatgatgaatCCAATGATGCGTACCGTCATCATCTAGCTAGACGACACGGTGGAGAGATTGATCTGGACAGAGAGTTTGAATCTCTCTTaaggagaagacgaagaagctcaGGGAATATATTACAGCTGCTTCAAGGGATACGCGCAGGGATTGCTTCTGAGTACGACACATCTGATCGAGAGAGCAATAGAGTTATAATGATCAATCCGCTGAACCAGTCCCTCGTCGTTCAAGGACAACAAGCGCAGAGTAGCCATCCTGCTTTGACTTCGCTTGGAGATTACTTCATCGGACCTGGTCTAGATCTTTTGCTTCAGCATTTAGCTGAGAATGATCCCAACAGGCAAGGGACTCCACCTGCTCGCAAAGAAGTGGTCGATGCTCTGCCAACGGTTAAGATAACGGAGCCGTTGCTGCAGTGTTCGGTTTGTTTGGATGAGTTTGAGAAAGGAGTGGAGGCTAAGGAGATGCCGTGTAAGCATAAGTTTCACGTTAAGTGTATTGTTCCGTGGCTTGAGCTTCATAGCTCTTGTCCCGTGTGTCGGTTCGAGCTTCCTTCTGCGGAGAGTAAGGTTGAAACGGAGGAACCAACGAGGACAAGAACTACTATTCCGGAGAGTAGTAACGGAAACGTTGTTGAGAATGTGGAAAGAGGAAGAGAGGATGATGCGAGGAGTGGTAATGGAAGAAGGTTTTCGTTTTCATGGCCATTTAGTGGA